CAAAGTCACCCGCCGGCAAATAATAGGAGTATGGATCATTCAAGCTTTGTACTAGGCCGCCAATAGCCCCGTCAGTCAATTGCTCCGGATCGGGGCGATGGACGTAATCATGCCGTACCGTAAGCAACACACGCGCAAATCGCACGCCATCTTCAACACTGCCAAACAGAAGATAGGATGTTGCCAATAAAACCAAAATAACAAAAATAGTTCCCGTCACTACTGCACGTACCAGGTATTTAAAATTCCATGGTTGTTTCATCAGAGATATCCCATCGGGTCTACAGGCGAGCCGTTAACACGCACTTCAAAATGGCAATGCGGTCCAGTCGAATAACCGGTAGAACCGGCATATGCTATAACTTGTCCCTGTTGCACACTCTGCCCCGGCGAAACCGCCAGCTCGGAGTTATGTCCGTACAAAGTACTCAAACCATTCCCATGATCAATAACAACGGCATAGCCGTAACCGCCGAGCCAGTCCGCTTCAATGACAACACCGCTATCCGCTGCTACAATAGGCGTGCCGGTATCGACTCCGATATCGATGCCCGAATGATAAATCTGCGTGCCGAAAATCGGGTGAATACGATAACCGAACGGTGATGTGATAGGACCGCTTGTCGGCCAAACGAAAACACCACTGCCATGCACAACCTGTCCGGCACTGGCACCTTGTTGTTGCCGTGCTCTAATGCGTGCTTCGATATCCTGACTGGTAGCTTGTAATTCCGCGTAAGACGCTTCTGCTAATGCCTTTTCATCTTGTAAGCGTGCTAAGACGATCAGTTGATCCTGTTTTTTATTTTCGACAACGGTCTTCTTTGCTTCCGCTTCGGCTTGCAGTTGTGCCAACTGCTGACGTTGTGCTTCCAACTGCTGTTTTTTCTGCAAAATAAGCTCACGTTCGGCGCGAATTTCCGCAATCAAATTCAGATCGGCCGAAACGATTCGTTTTAAAAATTCCAAGCGATTGGCAAAATCGGTAAAGTTTTTCGCACCTAAAATAACTTCTAAATAATTCAGCTTGCCGTGCATATATACGTCACGCAAGCGTTTATTTAAAATCCGTTCACGTTCGTCCAATCGCTTTTGCGCAGCAGCGAGTTCCACTTCAGTTTGTTGAATTTGGGCATTGACTTGCGATTGCTGCACCTCTATTGCATGCAACTCATTCAAAGCCACATCCAGCTCACTTTGAATCTGACGCAACAGTTCGGAAACAGAACCGATTTGCTCCTCAGCAAGTTCTTTACGGTGCTGTGCTTCATTCATTTGTGATTGCACATCAGAAAGCTCATCTTCTAAGTTTTCTGCCAACGACGGTACTGCAAACCCTTGACAGAACGCCCATATTAGAAGCCATGCTACTCCTTTTTTCCATCGTCTCATAAGCTATACCTTCATGTACTTGTGCACCGAAATCGCGCTGCCGACAACGCCGATCAAAATACCGGCCACAAGTAAAATGGCTGCCACTTGCGCAATAAAAGGATATACCGGAATCAAGGGCAAAAATGCAAATCCATTGGCAACTAATTCCCGCAGCGCCCATACGTACAATTGCCACAAGAAAATGCCTGCAAAAATGGCGCCTATTGTACCGAGAATCATACCCTCCAAAAGAAACGGCCAACGAATAAATCCGTTCGTAGCGCCGACGTATTTCATAATTTCTATTTCTTTACGTCGCGCGTAAACGGTCAAACGAATCGTATTGGAAACGATAAAAATCGTAGCAAAGGCCAGGAAGACAATCAAAATCATCCCAGCGATTCTGACAATCTGCGTGAATTGGAATAATTTTTCAATTGTTTCCTGTCCGTATTGAACGCTTTCCACTTCTGGATAGTTCACAAATAATTCTGCACCGTGATGGACTCCTTCCGGTGTTTCGTAAACGACCGTAAAGGAAGATGGCAACGGATTGCCATTTAAGGAATCCAGCAAGTAACTTTGATCGCCCAAGCGATCTTTAAATTCCGCGAGTGCCTGATCCTTATTTACAAAAGCTACGGACTTGGTCTGAGGAACGCTTTTAATTTTCTGTTCCACTGCATGAATCTGCTCTGACGTCAGTCCGTCTTTTAAGTACACACTTAGCTCAACCTGATTTTCCAGGTAAGAAGCAGCGTGATTTAAATTCCAGACTGTAGTCATGAACATGCCTAAAATAAACAGGGATAAGGTCACTGTCAAAATCGAAGCGATTGTCATCCAGCCGTTACGAAAGAACGAACGAAACGCTTCTTTGAGAAAGTACAAAAAGGTTCTAATTTTCATCGTAAGCCCCTTTCTGTACATCACGCACAATCTCTCCGTTTTCAATCGTCAGAACACGTTTATGCATACTATTAACGAGCTCTTTCGCATGCGTCACCATGATGATCGTGGTACCAAGATGATTGATGTGATTAAACAACTGCATAATGGTTTGTGCTGTGGCCGGATCCAAGTTTCCTGTCGGTTCGTCGGCGATTAAGACAACCGGGCGATTAACCAGTGCACGGGCAATCGCTACGCGTTGTTGTTCGCCCCCCGACAAATTGGCGGGTAATTGGTTGGCTTTGGCTGTCAAATTGACAAGCTCCAACGCGTTATGTACTTTCTGCTTAATTTCAGTGCGCGAAACTTCCATAACTTCTAAAGCAAAAGCGACATTTTCAAATGCCGTTTTGTTCGGCAAAAGGCGGAAGTCCTGAAAAACGATCCCGAGTTTACGGCGCAGGTACGGGATCTTACTCTTTTTTAAGCGATTAACTTCAATCCCGTCGACGAAAACTTTACCTTCGTCCGGCACGGTTTCATGCGAAAGCAGCTTAATAAAAGTAGATTTCCCCGCCCCACTCGGTCCGACGAGAAAGACAAATTCACCTTTTTCAATATGTAAATTTAAATTTCGCAATGCGGTATTATTACCGTACCGCTTGCTCACATTTTCAAAGCGAATCATTATACTCTGCTCTTTCGACTGATAACACGTTTCGAGGCTAGTACAATATGTGCTGCTGTCAAACCGTACTTCTCCAACAACGCATCCGGTGTTCCGGACTCCCCGAAAGTATCTTCAGTACCGACCATTTCCATGGGCGCCGGTGCAGATTGAACCAGCACCTCGGCAATCGCCGCACCTAAACCGCCAATCATATTGTGTTCTTCACAAGAAACAATCGCGCCGGTCATCTTGACCGCTTCATGGATGGCCGACACATCAATTGGTTTAATGCTGCTCATATTGACGACTCGTGCTGAAATCCCTTCCGCATCAAGAATTTCCGCTGCCTCTAATGCCGGCGCCACCATTACACCGCACGCCATAAGCGTTACATCGGCGCCATTACGCAATAATGTCGCTTTGCCCGGTGTAAACGTACAGCCTTCGGGCATAACATCCTCCACTTTGGCACGGCCCATACGAATATAAACCGGACCTTCATAGTCAGCGGCCCAACGAATAATAGCCTTCGTTTCGGAGGCATCCGCCGGAACGGTTACCGTCATATTCGGCAGTGTACGCATCAGCGAAATGTCTTCGAGCATCTGGTGCGTCGCTCCGTCTTCACCGACAGTCAGACCGGAATGCGTCACCGCAATTTTAACGTTGAGTTTAGGATAGCAAATAGAATTTCGGATTTGTTCGTAGGCACGACCGGCGCCGAATACAGCAAACGTCGAAGCAAAGGGAATTTTTCCCGTTGTCGCAAAACCTGCGGCAACCCCCATCATGTTTTGCTCGGCAATACCACAGTTAAAATGTCGTTCGGGAAAGACTTTTTTAAATTCCGCTGTTTTGGTAGACGAAGATAAATCAGCATCCAAAACAACAATCTTTGGATTCTCGGCCCCCAATTCTTTCAGGATTTCGCCGTATGCATCACGCGTTGCTTTGGCCATTATTCATCCTCCAATTCTTTTATATACAAGTTGTATTGTTCGAGCGATGGAGCTTTGCCATGCCAACCTGCCTGATTCTCCATTTCACGAATTCCTTTGCCTTTTACGGTTTTCATAATAATAGCAGTCGGCATGTTCTTTGTTTCTCGCGCTTCGGTAATTGCTTCGTGCAGCGCATTGATATCATGGCCGTCCACTTCAATAGTATGCCAATTAAAGGCGCAGAATTTTTCCGGCAATGGTAACGGCGACATAACATCAGTAATTTTACCGTCGATTTGCAATCCGTTAAAGTCGACAAACGCCGTCAAGGTATCCAGTTTATAATGGCCTGCAAACATTGCAGCTTCCCATACTTGACCTTCCTGCGATTCGCCGTCACCTACAATAACAAACGTATGATACGCGTCATTTTCAAGTTTTGCATTCAAGGCCATACCGCATGCCGCACTGAATCCCTGTCCAAGAGAGCCTGTCGTCATTTCCACCCCCGGTGTATGTTTCATGTCCGGATGGCCTTGCAGCATAGCATCAATTTTACGTAAATGCCAAAGTTCGTCTTTAGCAAAAAAGCCCTTGCCCGCCAATGCCGCGTACAAACCTGGTGCAGCATGGCCTTTGGAAAGCACCAAACGGTCACGATTCGGACGATGCGAATCCATCGGATCGATATTCATCTCCACGTTATAAAGCAATGCCAGCAAATCAGTAATTGATAATGATCCGCCGGGATGCCCACTTTTCGCGTCTGTCACCATTTTTAAAATATCACGACGCATTTGCCGGGCAAAGGCTGTGACCTCGCTAAATTGTTTCTCTGTGAGTGCTGTCATTATGCTTCTCCCTTCCCAATAACCGGAGTGCGTAGTCCGCTGTCGCTTCCGAGCGGGAGCGCAAGATCGCTATTTGTTTACGCTCCGTATCGGAAACACCTGCCTGTAAACGTTTCAAAGTAAGTTCTACCAATGCATCGACATCCACAGTGTCAATGGTTGCAATAGCTTTTTCGCCAACGCTTTCCAAAAAACGATCCACTTTCGGGTCATACGAAATTCCTACCGAAGGTACACCCATTAAAGCGGCAAAAATCAGCGCATGCAAACGAATACCTACTAACACATCCAGGGCGCCGATAATTCCCATGAGTTCTGCGGTGGTATATGCTTCGTCCAAAACAACCGCCGGCTTCTGCATGGCACTTGCAATATCTTCGGCCGCCGCTTTATCTTCCGGGTATTGCATCGGTACAAAAATGATCTGGCCTTCTGTCCGGTGCTGCAGTTCATCGCAGGCTTGTACAAGTTTATGCTTATACTGACCGTTTCCGGGCCATTCACGCACCGACACGCCGATTTTCGGTGCAATGCCGGAAACACCGTACCGTCGCATTAACATGCGGCCGATATCAGGATCCCCCGGATGCATCGCCAACACGGCGTCCGCTGTCACGGCAATCGGTGGGGTTGTAACACCCAGCTCGGTCAAAAGTGCTTGCGAGCCTTCGTCGCGAACCGTAATCGCTTGAGTACGATTCAAAACATCTCTCACCGTGTTGCGAGCCGCCGGTCGGAATAACGGTCCGATCCCCTGTGCATATAAAAACACCGGCTTTTTACACCAAAGTGCCAAACGAATAATGCCCAGATAATAATACAAGCTACGTTTGCTCGTTACATCTTGCAGCAAGCTCCCACCGCCGCTGATCAGTAAATCACAACGACTTACTTCGCGCAAAATTTGAGGCATTGCCAAACGGGAAATGGCGCGTACACCATGCGTTTCGCGTGTTTGTGCAGGGTTACCGGAGATAGCGGTCACTATTGCGTTGGGTTCACGTTCATACAATGCGCCCAAAATAGCCGTCAGCATCGCTTCGTCGCCGGCGTTTCCAAATCCGTAATAACCGGATATCAGGATTCTAGGCCTCTTCATTCGCCCGACTCCTGTATCCGTTCAATGCACTTAACACATAAGTTCCGAGAATCACAATAACCCCTACCAAGATACCAATCAATACACCATTTACACCCCGTAACGTACTCATCCATAACGGGGAGCGCATATGTGCAAACGTTTCTACTATCGAAGCTTGGCCAATACCCGCAGCGATGACCAATAAAAAGTGCAACCACTGCGGCCAACGTTTCGCCAAAGCAAGAGGTACAAGCAAAAAGGCCGGATGTCCGATCAAGAATTCTTTTGACCGTGGACGCACCGCAAGCGTTGATTCCAAGAAACGTCGTAATGAAATTTCCAACTGCGATACCGGTACTCCTTCTTCATGGCCGCTGCGACCAATGAAAATCAGTCCTGCAATGCCGATAAATCCGGCCAACATCAAGGTTCCTACGCGTACCGGCAGGTGTAAAAACCGAGCAGCGAAATCAGGAAAATCTTGCCAATTCTCATACGCGTGACTGCGAAACGTCGGGAAAATGCGTACATATAAAATAGCTACACATATAACCGGCAATAAAAATGCCGCTTTAACGCCGCGGAAAATTTCCATTTCCATAAAGAAAGGCGTCGCCGCTAATATTGCACTTAAAAGCCAGCCACCAAGAAGAGAAAACAGACTGACAAGCGCCAATTGCACAATCGCTTTCCCGAATAAACTCCAACGCGATTCCATTTCGTGCCAATCGACTTGCCGCCAATAACGGAAAACACCGTACATGGCTACCGTCGGCGTAGTCACCGCAATCAACAAGCCTGCTACCTGACGAGCAAGAATTTGCCAGTGGGTAAAAAGCAAAGTCCCTAAGCCGATAAACGTAAGCAGTGCCAGCCCATAACCGATTTTTCGGCGAGCTCCGGTCAATGCACAAAATGCGGCTCCGGTTAATGCGCCCACACCCAATAATACGAGCAACTGTAAAGCGCGACTTTCATGAAAATGAGGCATGACGCTTGCCTTACCGAGTGTGTAACCGTGCGCCTGCAGTTTTTCAGCCGTTAAAGCGATGTAGCTCGTGTCCGACTCTAAAAGAGTTTTGCCGGGAATCGGTCGTTTATACGTGGAAAACAAATTTAATCGAATATTACGTTCCGTGTCGCTGATGAAATGACGCTGCGAAGCCTCCTCCGCGCTCAATTTCACCAGTTCATCGCGAAACATACTATAGGCGCGCACACCATAATAGTCCAGGTGTTTCACCATATCCACGGCGCCCAGCTGCTTTTCAAATTGCAACTGTGTCGGCGATTCCAGCAACGCCACCGGAATGCCGCGCGCCTTTAGTCCTTCGCCGATATAATCCATCTGGCCAGGGTATCCGAATGCTTCCTGGCCGACAAAAATAATAGCGCGCACAGGTTCATTTGCATCCAAGCGTGTCAGGAAATGATCCGCCTTCGCCTTAGTCATAGCGGTATAATTCGTTGGTCGTACAACTACGCCGAACCCACGGCTCTGAATGTCTTTTATTTCAGCAGCCGAAATGCCGAGACTCATTTGATGGAGAGCCTTTTCGTCAATCGCCTTAATTCCCAGCATGAATTTTCCGTCCGATGTGGTGGCTTTCGTCACTGCGCCTTGAGGCAGTCGTAAAGCCAAGTCTTCGCTTGCTTCCTGCAAACGTTCATTGGCTCCGGTTTTTTCGGTCGCCGTCATAACGACAGAATCCGAAGCCATGCCCAAGCGCATTTTATCCTCTGTTGAAAGTTGGGATGAGATCTGTACATAACCGTTGTTGATAAGTTTTTCAACGGTAGCGTCATAAACGGCAAAAGACGTGACGCCTGCCTTGCGAAACAGGGCAAGCGCCTCGTCTACAGTTTTTCCTTCGCTTGCTGCAAGTTCCGTGACATGTCCGTAATCATAGACCATTTCCACACTGCGATTGGCGTTTTCAACGGTCATTCGTTGCCAATTAACGGCACCTGCAGCTATAAATGCAATCCCCAACAACACTATAAAAATCGCATTCTTTTTCAAATAATCAAACATCGGTCCATCCTAACGAACCAACGCCGTCATAACGACGCTGTGATTGCTGAGTTCTACTTTATTCGCTGTAACAGGCCATGGGAAGTCACGGAAATCATACACCTTAATCGGTTTCATAAAATTAGTCGTAACACCGGCAAAGCCCATATTATTAAATTTCAAATCGGTCGGACGAATTTGCAGAACATTGTCATATAAAAGCGGTTCACCCGAAACAAGAACCGTACCGGATAATAATCCGGCCAAGTCAACATTACCGGTAACGTTGATTTGGCGATCATCAATTTTCACTTGTAAATTGTCGATATTATCGACATGCCCCTGCAGGTAAGTTTGCAGATCCGCTGCCGTCAATGTCGCCCCCAGTGTACCGCCGCCTATAGATTCCGGTTCAAAACGGTGGTCAGCGAGCAATTTCCGCATGTTAAATTTGACGTTGTGTAAATCAATCGTCAAGCGATCATACGTCAACGGATCTAACGCTACCCGCGAGCCGTCAGCACGAATATGGCTCACCGTTCCCGCCAAAAGCAATAACGGATTCTGTAAATCCATTTTCACTTCCATTTTTTCCGACGGCACTTTTTCCGCCAGATAGCTTTCCAAACCGTTTTCTACCATCTTCGGTAACGCAAACCACCCTACCCCAAAAACGATTAAGAGCAGAATGATGATAAGCAGGAAAAATTTTTTCATGGTTTCGCCTCAGATTTCTTCATTTTCTGTTTTAAATAACCTTCAATGAACGGATCTAAATCGCCATCCATGACCGCTTGCACATTACCGGTTTCTACACCGGTACGATGATCTTTTACCATCGTATACGGATGGAATACATAGGAACGAATCTGGCTGCCCCATTCAATAGCTTCATGCGAACCGCCAATATCTTTCCGCAACTGTTCGCGTTTTTCCAATTCCAATTCAAACAGTTTCGCCCGTAAGAAGCGCATGGCCTGCTCACGGTTCTGCATCTGGGAACGTTCATTTTGGCATTGCACCACAATGCCGGTAGGCAAGTGTGTCATTCGCACGGCGGAACTCGTTTTGTTGACGTGCTGACCACCTGCGCCGCTGGCGCGAAAATAATCCACACGAACTTCGTCCATATTAATATCGACAACTACATCATCAGCAATTTCCGGCATGACATCGACCGCGGAAAACGAGGTATGTCTCCGTGCTGCTGCGTCAAACGGTGAAATGCGCACCAAGCGATGTACTCCTTTTTCCGCGCGCAACATGCCGTATGCATTTTTACCCTCAAAAGTGACGGTCGCACTTTTTACACCGGCATCATCACCGGGCAAAATATCGGCCAATTCCACTTTAAAGTGATGCTGCTCGCCCCAACGGGTGAACATCCGCAACAGCATTTGTGTCCAGTCCTGTGCTTCGGTACCTCCGGCTCCTGCATGCAACGTCAAAATCGCGTTATTGCCGTCATATTCGCCCGACAGCATCAGCTCGATCTCTTTGGCCTCTACGATGGCGGAAAGCTCATCCAATTCGTTTTGAATTTCCCCTTCTAGCGAGTCGTCTTCCTCCGCGAGTGCCAACTGCCAAAGTTGTTCCACTTCTTTGATGCGTTCCGAAAGCGATTCATACGTTTCGATCGTATCTTTTAAATCCGTTGCTTCTTTGGAGACCTTTTTCGCATTGTCGGCATCATTCCAGAAGTTCGGATCACTCATCTTTATATCGTAATTGACCAATCTTTCCTTTAATGTAGGCAGGTCAAAGTGAATCCCTGATTTCTATGATTCTCTCTCTCAAACTTTCCAACGGCTGTTTTAAATCTTCCAGCATGTGGGCATCACATCCTTATTTTTGTAATTTCTTTTCCACCGGTTCAATTGGAGCCGGTTCATCGCCGAAGTGCGATGTCGCGTGTTGCAGATGATCTTCAGTTTCCACAGGTTGCATAAACGTGATCTGAATATGGTACAGATACATGACAACCGTTTCCTGAATCGACTGCATCATTTCCTGGAACATTTCGTAGGCTTCGAACTTGTATTCGACCAACGGATTCTTTTGTCCGTAGGAACGCAAGCCGATCCCCTCTTTAAGCATATCCATGGCATCGAGGTGATCCATCCATTTCGCATCAACCACCTTGAGCAGAATCGCTTTTTCCAGCTCACGCATGTTTTCCGAACCGATTTGTTTTTCGCGTTCTTCGTACATACGGTGCGCGGTATCCAAGAGTAAATCCAGAATATCCTGACGGCTTAAATCTTCAATCTG
The Negativicoccus succinicivorans DNA segment above includes these coding regions:
- a CDS encoding murein hydrolase activator EnvC family protein yields the protein MRRWKKGVAWLLIWAFCQGFAVPSLAENLEDELSDVQSQMNEAQHRKELAEEQIGSVSELLRQIQSELDVALNELHAIEVQQSQVNAQIQQTEVELAAAQKRLDERERILNKRLRDVYMHGKLNYLEVILGAKNFTDFANRLEFLKRIVSADLNLIAEIRAERELILQKKQQLEAQRQQLAQLQAEAEAKKTVVENKKQDQLIVLARLQDEKALAEASYAELQATSQDIEARIRARQQQGASAGQVVHGSGVFVWPTSGPITSPFGYRIHPIFGTQIYHSGIDIGVDTGTPIVAADSGVVIEADWLGGYGYAVVIDHGNGLSTLYGHNSELAVSPGQSVQQGQVIAYAGSTGYSTGPHCHFEVRVNGSPVDPMGYL
- the ftsX gene encoding permease-like cell division protein FtsX produces the protein MKIRTFLYFLKEAFRSFFRNGWMTIASILTVTLSLFILGMFMTTVWNLNHAASYLENQVELSVYLKDGLTSEQIHAVEQKIKSVPQTKSVAFVNKDQALAEFKDRLGDQSYLLDSLNGNPLPSSFTVVYETPEGVHHGAELFVNYPEVESVQYGQETIEKLFQFTQIVRIAGMILIVFLAFATIFIVSNTIRLTVYARRKEIEIMKYVGATNGFIRWPFLLEGMILGTIGAIFAGIFLWQLYVWALRELVANGFAFLPLIPVYPFIAQVAAILLVAGILIGVVGSAISVHKYMKV
- the ftsE gene encoding cell division ATP-binding protein FtsE, which translates into the protein MIRFENVSKRYGNNTALRNLNLHIEKGEFVFLVGPSGAGKSTFIKLLSHETVPDEGKVFVDGIEVNRLKKSKIPYLRRKLGIVFQDFRLLPNKTAFENVAFALEVMEVSRTEIKQKVHNALELVNLTAKANQLPANLSGGEQQRVAIARALVNRPVVLIADEPTGNLDPATAQTIMQLFNHINHLGTTIIMVTHAKELVNSMHKRVLTIENGEIVRDVQKGAYDEN
- a CDS encoding transketolase family protein, yielding MAKATRDAYGEILKELGAENPKIVVLDADLSSSTKTAEFKKVFPERHFNCGIAEQNMMGVAAGFATTGKIPFASTFAVFGAGRAYEQIRNSICYPKLNVKIAVTHSGLTVGEDGATHQMLEDISLMRTLPNMTVTVPADASETKAIIRWAADYEGPVYIRMGRAKVEDVMPEGCTFTPGKATLLRNGADVTLMACGVMVAPALEAAEILDAEGISARVVNMSSIKPIDVSAIHEAVKMTGAIVSCEEHNMIGGLGAAIAEVLVQSAPAPMEMVGTEDTFGESGTPDALLEKYGLTAAHIVLASKRVISRKSRV
- a CDS encoding transketolase codes for the protein MTALTEKQFSEVTAFARQMRRDILKMVTDAKSGHPGGSLSITDLLALLYNVEMNIDPMDSHRPNRDRLVLSKGHAAPGLYAALAGKGFFAKDELWHLRKIDAMLQGHPDMKHTPGVEMTTGSLGQGFSAACGMALNAKLENDAYHTFVIVGDGESQEGQVWEAAMFAGHYKLDTLTAFVDFNGLQIDGKITDVMSPLPLPEKFCAFNWHTIEVDGHDINALHEAITEARETKNMPTAIIMKTVKGKGIREMENQAGWHGKAPSLEQYNLYIKELEDE
- the csaB gene encoding polysaccharide pyruvyl transferase CsaB, giving the protein MKRPRILISGYYGFGNAGDEAMLTAILGALYEREPNAIVTAISGNPAQTRETHGVRAISRLAMPQILREVSRCDLLISGGGSLLQDVTSKRSLYYYLGIIRLALWCKKPVFLYAQGIGPLFRPAARNTVRDVLNRTQAITVRDEGSQALLTELGVTTPPIAVTADAVLAMHPGDPDIGRMLMRRYGVSGIAPKIGVSVREWPGNGQYKHKLVQACDELQHRTEGQIIFVPMQYPEDKAAAEDIASAMQKPAVVLDEAYTTAELMGIIGALDVLVGIRLHALIFAALMGVPSVGISYDPKVDRFLESVGEKAIATIDTVDVDALVELTLKRLQAGVSDTERKQIAILRSRSEATADYALRLLGREKHNDSTHRETI
- a CDS encoding DUF5693 family protein, whose product is MFDYLKKNAIFIVLLGIAFIAAGAVNWQRMTVENANRSVEMVYDYGHVTELAASEGKTVDEALALFRKAGVTSFAVYDATVEKLINNGYVQISSQLSTEDKMRLGMASDSVVMTATEKTGANERLQEASEDLALRLPQGAVTKATTSDGKFMLGIKAIDEKALHQMSLGISAAEIKDIQSRGFGVVVRPTNYTAMTKAKADHFLTRLDANEPVRAIIFVGQEAFGYPGQMDYIGEGLKARGIPVALLESPTQLQFEKQLGAVDMVKHLDYYGVRAYSMFRDELVKLSAEEASQRHFISDTERNIRLNLFSTYKRPIPGKTLLESDTSYIALTAEKLQAHGYTLGKASVMPHFHESRALQLLVLLGVGALTGAAFCALTGARRKIGYGLALLTFIGLGTLLFTHWQILARQVAGLLIAVTTPTVAMYGVFRYWRQVDWHEMESRWSLFGKAIVQLALVSLFSLLGGWLLSAILAATPFFMEMEIFRGVKAAFLLPVICVAILYVRIFPTFRSHAYENWQDFPDFAARFLHLPVRVGTLMLAGFIGIAGLIFIGRSGHEEGVPVSQLEISLRRFLESTLAVRPRSKEFLIGHPAFLLVPLALAKRWPQWLHFLLVIAAGIGQASIVETFAHMRSPLWMSTLRGVNGVLIGILVGVIVILGTYVLSALNGYRSRANEEA
- a CDS encoding LmeA family phospholipid-binding protein, producing MKKFFLLIIILLLIVFGVGWFALPKMVENGLESYLAEKVPSEKMEVKMDLQNPLLLLAGTVSHIRADGSRVALDPLTYDRLTIDLHNVKFNMRKLLADHRFEPESIGGGTLGATLTAADLQTYLQGHVDNIDNLQVKIDDRQINVTGNVDLAGLLSGTVLVSGEPLLYDNVLQIRPTDLKFNNMGFAGVTTNFMKPIKVYDFRDFPWPVTANKVELSNHSVVMTALVR
- the prfB gene encoding peptide chain release factor 2 (programmed frameshift) — its product is MLEDLKQPLESLRERIIEIRDSLDLPTLKERLVNYDIKMSDPNFWNDADNAKKVSKEATDLKDTIETYESLSERIKEVEQLWQLALAEEDDSLEGEIQNELDELSAIVEAKEIELMLSGEYDGNNAILTLHAGAGGTEAQDWTQMLLRMFTRWGEQHHFKVELADILPGDDAGVKSATVTFEGKNAYGMLRAEKGVHRLVRISPFDAAARRHTSFSAVDVMPEIADDVVVDINMDEVRVDYFRASGAGGQHVNKTSSAVRMTHLPTGIVVQCQNERSQMQNREQAMRFLRAKLFELELEKREQLRKDIGGSHEAIEWGSQIRSYVFHPYTMVKDHRTGVETGNVQAVMDGDLDPFIEGYLKQKMKKSEAKP